One region of Thiorhodovibrio frisius genomic DNA includes:
- a CDS encoding SufE family protein, whose protein sequence is MTSSASAQPSASEQIAEIIDTFELLGDWDQRYEYLVEIGEKLTPMDPAAKTDSNLVKECMSTVHVAPSPDGNGQLSYQGDCDTAIIKGVVALLVGLFSDKTPAEIEALDVDELFTGLQLEEHLSPNRHVGVYAIVNKMKGQAQAFA, encoded by the coding sequence ATGACCAGTTCAGCATCAGCACAGCCATCGGCCAGCGAGCAAATCGCCGAGATCATCGACACCTTCGAGCTGCTCGGGGACTGGGACCAGCGCTACGAGTATCTGGTCGAAATCGGCGAAAAGCTCACCCCCATGGATCCGGCGGCCAAAACGGATTCCAATCTGGTGAAAGAGTGCATGAGCACCGTGCATGTCGCCCCCAGTCCGGATGGCAACGGCCAGCTGAGCTATCAAGGCGATTGCGACACCGCCATCATCAAGGGGGTGGTGGCGCTGCTGGTGGGCTTGTTCAGCGACAAGACCCCGGCGGAAATCGAGGCCCTGGATGTCGATGAGCTCTTCACCGGGCTGCAACTCGAAGAGCACTTAAGCCCGAACCGCCACGTTGGCGTCTATGCCATCGTGAACAAGATGAAAGGTCAGGCACAAGCATTCGCCTGA
- the metG gene encoding methionine--tRNA ligase has product MTQVRDILVTSALPYANGPIHIGHLVEYIQTDIWARFQKMRGHNCWYVCADDAHGTPIMLKARAEGISPEALIERVAAEHQADFVAFRVGFDNYHSTHSPENRHFAELIYSRNRDQGHIAQREIEQAYDPVEKMFLPDRFIKGECPKCGAPDQYGDNCEACGASYSPAELKNPRSAVSGAAPEMRRSEHYFFKLADFEPMLRDWTRGGGLQKQVANKLDEWFDAGLQEWDISRDAPYFGFEIPDAPGKFFYVWLDAPIGYMASFQHLCERTPGLEFDHFWAPDSPAEVYHFIGKDIIYFHALFWPAMLTGADFRAPTAVFAHGFLTVDGQKMSKSRGTFIKARTYLDHLNPEYLRYYFAAKLGPGVDDIDLSLEDFQARVNADLVGKIVNIASRTASFIHKRFVGRLAATLPEPALFAEFAAAGESIAAAYDKRELGRAMREIMALADRANQYIDEQAPWVIAKDPSREAELHGVCTQGLNLFRLLIGWLRPVLPGTAEAAEAFLRIAPLTWDALPKPLLDHQVEKFKPLMTRIERSQIDAMLAASRADLAGTPATGAANQPAVASLDPPLADTIDYDSFAQVDLRIARILEASLVEGADKLLRLRLDLGGEERQVFAGIRAAYVPESLTGRLTVMVANLAPRKMRFGVSEGMVLAAGPGGKDIFLLSPDSGAMPGMKVK; this is encoded by the coding sequence ATGACTCAGGTTCGCGACATTCTCGTCACCAGCGCTTTGCCCTATGCCAATGGGCCCATTCATATCGGCCATCTGGTCGAGTACATCCAGACCGACATCTGGGCGCGTTTCCAGAAGATGCGCGGTCACAACTGCTGGTACGTCTGCGCCGACGATGCCCATGGCACGCCCATTATGCTCAAGGCGCGCGCCGAGGGCATCTCCCCGGAGGCGCTGATCGAACGGGTTGCAGCCGAACACCAGGCGGATTTTGTCGCCTTTCGCGTCGGCTTCGACAATTATCACTCGACCCACTCGCCCGAGAACCGCCATTTTGCCGAACTGATCTACAGCCGCAACCGCGACCAGGGCCATATCGCCCAGCGCGAAATCGAGCAGGCCTATGATCCGGTGGAGAAGATGTTCCTGCCGGATCGCTTCATCAAGGGCGAGTGCCCCAAGTGCGGCGCGCCGGACCAGTATGGCGACAACTGCGAGGCCTGTGGTGCCAGCTACTCCCCGGCGGAGCTAAAAAACCCGCGCTCAGCGGTCTCTGGTGCGGCGCCGGAGATGCGCCGCTCGGAGCATTATTTCTTCAAGCTCGCGGACTTTGAGCCCATGCTGCGCGACTGGACGCGCGGCGGCGGCCTGCAAAAGCAAGTCGCCAACAAGCTTGATGAGTGGTTCGACGCCGGTTTGCAGGAATGGGATATCTCGCGCGACGCGCCTTACTTTGGCTTTGAGATCCCGGACGCGCCGGGCAAGTTTTTCTACGTCTGGCTCGATGCGCCTATCGGCTACATGGCGAGCTTTCAGCACCTGTGCGAGCGCACGCCCGGGCTGGAGTTCGACCACTTCTGGGCGCCCGACTCCCCTGCCGAGGTCTATCACTTTATCGGCAAGGATATTATCTACTTCCACGCCCTGTTTTGGCCGGCGATGTTGACAGGCGCTGACTTCCGCGCACCCACGGCTGTCTTTGCCCATGGCTTTTTGACCGTCGATGGGCAGAAGATGTCGAAATCACGCGGGACCTTCATCAAGGCGCGCACCTATCTCGACCATCTCAACCCTGAGTATTTGCGCTATTACTTCGCCGCCAAGCTCGGTCCTGGCGTGGATGATATCGACCTGAGCCTGGAGGATTTTCAGGCACGGGTGAATGCCGATTTGGTCGGCAAAATCGTCAATATCGCCAGCCGCACCGCGTCTTTCATCCATAAGCGGTTCGTCGGCCGCCTCGCCGCGACCCTGCCCGAGCCGGCGCTCTTCGCCGAGTTCGCCGCCGCCGGTGAGAGCATTGCCGCCGCCTACGACAAGCGCGAACTGGGCCGAGCCATGCGCGAGATCATGGCACTGGCTGACCGCGCCAATCAGTACATCGACGAACAGGCGCCCTGGGTGATCGCGAAAGACCCAAGTCGCGAGGCCGAACTGCACGGTGTCTGCACCCAGGGGCTCAATCTGTTTCGGCTGCTGATCGGCTGGCTGCGCCCGGTGCTGCCCGGCACTGCCGAGGCGGCCGAAGCCTTCCTGCGCATCGCGCCACTGACCTGGGATGCACTGCCCAAGCCGCTGTTGGATCATCAGGTGGAGAAGTTCAAGCCGCTGATGACGCGCATCGAGCGCAGCCAGATCGATGCCATGCTGGCGGCCTCGCGCGCGGATCTGGCTGGAACGCCGGCAACGGGCGCGGCCAACCAGCCTGCCGTCGCCAGCCTGGACCCGCCGCTCGCGGACACCATCGATTACGACAGCTTTGCCCAGGTTGATTTGCGCATTGCCCGGATTCTCGAGGCGAGCCTGGTTGAGGGCGCGGATAAATTGCTACGCTTGCGCCTGGATCTCGGCGGTGAGGAGCGTCAGGTGTTCGCTGGCATTCGCGCGGCTTATGTGCCTGAGTCCCTGACCGGGCGCCTGACGGTGATGGTGGCCAATCTCGCCCCGCGCAAAATGCGCTTTGGGGTGTCCGAGGGCATGGTGCTGGCAGCCGGGCCGGGCGGAAAAGACATTTTTCTGCTGTCTCCGGACAGTGGCGCCATGCCGGGGATGAAGGTCAAGTAG